A region from the Colwellia sp. PAMC 21821 genome encodes:
- a CDS encoding glutathione peroxidase, whose amino-acid sequence MLENKEQQKVPNVTFTLRANDEWTTRSSDEIFNDKTVVVFSLPGAFTPTCSSSHLPRYNELAPTLFKNGVDEIICMSVNDTFVMNAWAEHQDADNISFIPDGNGQFTDAMGMLVDKADIGFGKRSWRYAMLVKNGIIEKMFIEPDLPGDPFEVSDADTMLKHINPSACQTSAITVFSKPTCPYCKKAKALLTEKGLTFEELEVGKDVNLTMFKAITNSDTVPQVFIDGKNIGGSEALEAHFS is encoded by the coding sequence ATGTTAGAAAATAAAGAGCAACAAAAAGTCCCTAATGTTACTTTCACATTAAGAGCAAACGACGAGTGGACAACGCGCAGTAGTGATGAAATTTTTAACGATAAAACTGTCGTAGTTTTTTCATTACCTGGTGCTTTTACACCTACTTGTTCATCGTCACATTTACCACGCTACAACGAATTAGCACCAACGCTATTCAAAAACGGCGTTGATGAAATTATTTGTATGTCAGTTAATGACACGTTCGTAATGAACGCTTGGGCAGAGCATCAAGACGCCGACAATATTAGTTTTATTCCTGACGGTAACGGTCAATTTACTGATGCTATGGGCATGTTAGTAGACAAAGCTGATATTGGTTTTGGCAAACGTAGCTGGCGTTATGCGATGCTAGTTAAAAATGGCATCATTGAAAAAATGTTTATCGAACCTGACTTACCAGGCGACCCGTTTGAAGTTTCTGACGCCGACACTATGTTAAAGCATATTAATCCGTCAGCATGTCAAACATCAGCTATTACCGTTTTTAGCAAGCCAACTTGCCCATATTGCAAAAAAGCAAAAGCATTGTTAACTGAAAAAGGCTTAACATTTGAAGAATTAGAAGTCGGTAAAGATGTTAACTTAACCATGTTTAAAGCGATCACTAACTCAGACACTGTACCGCAAGTATTTATCGACGGAAAAAATATTGGTGGCAGCGAAGCTTTAGAAGCTCACTTTAGTTAA
- a CDS encoding VF530 family protein, with amino-acid sequence MDNQPYNPLHGLTLKVIVTQLVEHFGFPYLGKEIKIRCFTDDPSINSSLKFLRKTPWAREKVEALYIQNKSKLSDENEPA; translated from the coding sequence ATGGATAATCAACCCTACAACCCATTGCACGGGTTAACGTTAAAAGTTATCGTGACACAATTAGTCGAACACTTTGGTTTCCCTTACCTTGGCAAGGAAATAAAAATTCGTTGTTTTACCGATGATCCTAGTATTAACTCAAGCTTAAAATTTCTTAGAAAAACTCCATGGGCTAGAGAAAAAGTTGAGGCGCTTTATATTCAAAACAAAAGTAAACTCAGCGATGAAAACGAACCTGCATGA
- the purU gene encoding formyltetrahydrofolate deformylase — translation MTKTHHYILTWQCPDTSGVLAKVSQSLFKHGAFITETSQYSDPYTDTFFSRIAFDDRELTVSFDEFSQAIELLAKPLNMHYHLRERDNFPNVVIAVSKDDHCLVSLLTKWKAGALPVNIVAITSNHQDCQALAQWHNVPFHHLPVNKENKAQQEQALLDIYQQYNGDLLVLARYMQILSDELCNSLRGQAINIHHSFLPSFKGAKPYHQAHKRGVKIIGATAHYVTADLDEGPIIVQEVKPINHAFTIEQMVHLGHDLEATALCHAVKMHVEQRICINKDKTVILN, via the coding sequence ATGACAAAAACCCATCATTACATTTTAACTTGGCAGTGCCCCGATACTTCCGGCGTGCTAGCAAAAGTCAGCCAAAGTTTATTCAAACACGGCGCTTTTATTACTGAAACTAGCCAATACAGTGATCCCTATACTGATACATTTTTTTCTCGTATTGCTTTTGATGACCGAGAGCTTACCGTCAGTTTTGATGAGTTTAGCCAAGCCATTGAGCTGCTAGCAAAACCTTTAAATATGCACTATCACCTGCGAGAAAGAGATAACTTCCCGAATGTAGTAATTGCTGTTTCTAAAGATGATCACTGCTTAGTTTCATTGCTAACAAAATGGAAAGCGGGTGCTTTACCCGTGAATATCGTTGCGATCACTTCAAATCATCAAGACTGCCAGGCGCTTGCACAATGGCATAATGTGCCATTTCATCATCTACCGGTGAATAAAGAAAATAAAGCACAGCAAGAACAAGCCTTACTCGATATTTATCAGCAATATAATGGTGATTTACTGGTACTTGCTCGCTATATGCAAATATTATCGGATGAACTGTGTAACAGCTTACGTGGCCAAGCCATTAATATTCACCACTCTTTTTTACCCAGCTTTAAAGGCGCAAAACCTTATCATCAAGCTCATAAACGTGGTGTTAAAATTATTGGCGCAACAGCACATTACGTGACAGCAGACCTTGATGAAGGCCCAATCATCGTTCAAGAAGTTAAACCTATCAACCATGCTTTTACCATTGAGCAAATGGTACATTTAGGTCACGATTTAGAAGCAACAGCTTTGTGCCATGCTGTAAAAATGCATGTCGAGCAACGCATCTGTATCAATAAAGATAAAACCGTTATTTTAAATTAA
- a CDS encoding PDZ domain-containing protein, translating into MIQYQISPCNPNSHLFEVLLSFESTPGQSYTLTLPAWLPGSYMIRDFAKNITEICANDNNQQAISLSKIDKQTWTLQASDEQVQVRYQVFAFDLSVRTAYLDSLRGFFNGSSTFLQVQELSELACELTIQPSKLTEHNQWRVATGLPRAQGTEKYQFGQYIADNYQHLIDCPVAIGEFDSTEFTVEGVVHHLVFTSKHYGDTERLAADISKLCQHHISIFGEAPFKEYWFITHLLANGFGGLEHKNSTILQASRFDLPNPQQSSTERSEDYKTFLSLCSHEYFHAWNVCRIKPKEFVPYNLKQESYTKQLWAFEGITSYYDDFSLYRTGLIDFEQYLAILAKAATRVNRGVGELKQSVTASSFDAWTKFYQQGPDAVNNIVSYYVKGSLIALWLDLTIRSKSNGQYSLDTLMRELWIHFGRTNIGTSEEDFINIANLLCGEDISSTFKHYLYSNERIDLSSELASYGVELQKQKFKKLNSVETTSAVHYHAYLGAQYKAQNFGLTITQVLENSPAAKAGLAVNDILIAVDKVKVTEQSLQALFDHLPADSELACHFFRDDQLLSSTITVTDSPLAGIAFTVIDEKLVKRWKDIISTE; encoded by the coding sequence ATGATCCAATATCAAATATCTCCTTGCAACCCAAATAGTCACTTATTTGAGGTTTTATTATCTTTTGAAAGTACCCCTGGACAAAGCTATACCTTAACTTTACCTGCTTGGTTACCTGGCAGTTATATGATCCGCGACTTTGCCAAGAACATTACCGAAATTTGCGCCAATGACAACAATCAGCAAGCTATTAGCTTAAGTAAAATAGACAAACAGACTTGGACATTACAAGCAAGCGATGAACAAGTTCAGGTACGCTATCAAGTATTTGCTTTTGACTTATCAGTACGCACCGCTTATTTAGATAGCCTGCGCGGTTTTTTCAATGGCAGCTCAACATTTCTGCAAGTACAAGAGTTAAGTGAGTTGGCATGTGAACTAACGATACAACCATCAAAGTTAACTGAACATAACCAATGGCGAGTAGCGACGGGACTGCCAAGAGCGCAAGGCACAGAAAAATATCAGTTCGGTCAATACATTGCCGATAATTATCAACACCTAATCGACTGCCCAGTAGCGATAGGTGAGTTTGACAGCACAGAATTTACTGTCGAAGGCGTGGTACATCACTTAGTTTTCACCAGCAAGCATTACGGAGATACTGAACGATTAGCAGCTGATATTAGTAAGCTATGCCAACACCACATAAGTATATTTGGTGAAGCGCCTTTTAAAGAGTACTGGTTTATTACCCATTTACTTGCCAATGGTTTTGGCGGTTTAGAGCACAAAAACTCGACCATTTTACAGGCCAGTCGTTTTGACTTACCCAACCCGCAACAATCATCGACGGAGCGTTCTGAAGATTATAAAACCTTCTTAAGCTTATGCTCACATGAATATTTCCATGCTTGGAATGTTTGTCGAATAAAACCGAAAGAATTTGTGCCCTACAATTTAAAGCAAGAAAGCTATACTAAGCAATTGTGGGCATTCGAAGGGATAACGTCTTACTATGATGACTTTTCACTTTATCGCACGGGTTTGATTGATTTCGAACAATATTTAGCCATATTAGCGAAAGCAGCCACACGAGTAAACCGAGGTGTAGGTGAGTTGAAACAAAGCGTAACCGCTTCAAGCTTTGACGCTTGGACCAAGTTTTATCAACAAGGTCCTGATGCCGTTAACAACATTGTAAGTTACTACGTTAAAGGCTCTTTAATTGCACTTTGGCTAGACTTAACTATTCGCAGTAAATCGAATGGCCAGTATAGTTTAGACACATTAATGCGAGAGTTATGGATCCATTTCGGACGCACGAATATCGGTACCAGTGAAGAAGACTTTATCAACATTGCTAACCTGCTTTGTGGCGAAGATATTTCATCAACATTTAAGCACTATTTATACAGCAACGAACGCATAGATTTAAGCTCTGAGCTGGCAAGTTATGGCGTAGAACTGCAAAAACAAAAATTCAAAAAATTAAATAGTGTAGAAACGACTTCTGCAGTGCATTACCACGCCTACTTGGGTGCGCAATATAAAGCACAAAACTTTGGTTTAACAATCACCCAAGTACTAGAAAACTCACCTGCCGCAAAAGCAGGCTTAGCGGTGAACGATATTCTTATTGCCGTAGACAAAGTCAAAGTTACAGAGCAATCACTGCAAGCACTATTTGATCACCTCCCCGCTGACAGTGAGCTAGCTTGCCATTTCTTTCGTGATGATCAGTTACTAAGCTCGACAATAACAGTGACTGACTCACCACTAGCTGGCATAGCGTTTACAGTCATCGATGAAAAATTAGTGAAACGTTGGAAGGATATTATATCGACCGAATAA
- a CDS encoding VOC family protein, protein MINLKRIHHVAYRCKDAKETVDWYQKHLNMELTVAIAENEVPSTKAPDPYMHIFLDAGMGNVLAFFEIPNSPEMGRDENTPQWVQHIALEVEDVDALVAAKNDLQALGLDILGPVNHGVFKSIYFFDPNGHRLELAANTGTTAQYDELKRVASLMVEEWSKTKIAPTHAAWLHELDD, encoded by the coding sequence ATGATTAATTTGAAACGTATCCACCATGTGGCTTATCGATGTAAAGATGCAAAAGAAACCGTTGATTGGTATCAAAAACATTTAAACATGGAACTCACCGTTGCTATTGCAGAAAATGAGGTGCCATCAACAAAAGCGCCAGATCCATACATGCATATATTTTTAGACGCTGGCATGGGCAATGTTTTAGCATTTTTTGAGATCCCCAATTCTCCTGAAATGGGCCGCGATGAAAACACACCACAATGGGTGCAACACATTGCCTTAGAAGTTGAAGATGTTGACGCTTTAGTTGCAGCAAAAAACGATTTGCAAGCGCTTGGCTTAGACATTTTAGGCCCGGTTAATCATGGTGTATTTAAATCTATTTATTTCTTTGATCCAAATGGTCACCGCTTAGAATTGGCGGCAAATACCGGCACAACAGCGCAATATGACGAACTTAAACGGGTAGCATCGTTAATGGTTGAGGAATGGTCAAAAACCAAAATAGCGCCAACTCATGCCGCTTGGTTACATGAATTAGACGATTAA
- the yihI gene encoding Der GTPase-activating protein YihI: MSRTKKSRKPGTGSIGILKDDKKKLVEPKPRRAKKANGNEAGNRQKEATPKVINNQNSPKNKDPRIGNKTPIDLGKKVAAPIKAKPVKKVQDNSPIAAIRVVETGETLEAQLSRIEQDPRLLEILEKQDADIALTPEDVNYFNTLMEQHEKISEELGLDDDEEIVAPAKRSDSEDDLWDKFDNSDLSKFE; encoded by the coding sequence ATGTCTCGTACGAAAAAATCACGCAAGCCGGGCACCGGCTCTATTGGCATCCTTAAAGATGACAAAAAAAAATTAGTAGAACCGAAGCCTCGCAGAGCAAAAAAAGCGAATGGTAACGAAGCGGGAAATCGCCAAAAAGAAGCCACACCAAAAGTCATCAATAATCAAAACTCCCCTAAAAACAAAGATCCTCGCATTGGTAATAAAACTCCAATTGATTTAGGTAAAAAAGTTGCTGCGCCGATTAAAGCTAAACCCGTTAAAAAGGTTCAAGATAACTCACCTATAGCAGCCATTCGCGTGGTCGAAACCGGTGAGACATTGGAAGCACAATTAAGTCGCATAGAACAAGACCCTAGATTGCTTGAAATACTTGAAAAGCAAGATGCTGACATCGCGCTAACACCAGAAGACGTTAACTATTTTAATACGCTAATGGAACAGCATGAAAAAATCAGTGAAGAATTAGGTCTAGATGATGATGAAGAAATTGTAGCGCCAGCTAAAAGATCGGACTCTGAAGATGATCTATGGGACAAGTTTGATAACAGTGATTTATCAAAATTTGAATAG
- a CDS encoding DUF2489 domain-containing protein codes for MLSNPWIYLALLALVIIGVLAAIATKLLRQLKQQTLEQEQQKADQQLALQQHDKKIISSVVIIVRALKEEQCDIAEGCWRLSVLLDSLKLSQDLNVQFPAIFKFYEAIKHMPILAARKKLDKKSRMKLDFERMKLEAEMVDDIRKDIELLHQYANERNSMLSEASA; via the coding sequence ATGCTATCAAACCCTTGGATTTATCTAGCTTTATTAGCCCTTGTTATTATTGGCGTATTAGCCGCAATAGCCACCAAGCTGTTACGCCAATTGAAACAACAAACACTTGAGCAAGAGCAACAAAAAGCCGATCAACAACTTGCATTGCAACAGCATGATAAAAAAATAATTTCGAGTGTTGTTATTATTGTTCGTGCATTGAAAGAAGAGCAATGCGATATTGCTGAAGGTTGTTGGCGCTTAAGCGTTCTGCTTGACTCACTGAAGTTAAGCCAAGACCTAAATGTGCAATTTCCAGCGATATTCAAGTTTTATGAAGCCATAAAGCATATGCCAATTTTAGCTGCACGGAAGAAGCTAGATAAAAAATCTCGTATGAAACTAGATTTCGAGCGAATGAAACTAGAAGCAGAAATGGTAGACGATATTCGCAAAGATATCGAACTGCTACACCAATATGCTAATGAGCGTAATAGCATGCTAAGTGAAGCTTCTGCTTAA
- a CDS encoding DUF1285 domain-containing protein: MSLEKISAQISDSQQGNAKKMPPVELWDPPFCGDIDLEIKSDGSWFYNGTVFKRLSLVKLFASVLKKEEDKYFLVTPVEKVGIVVEDAPFVLTQWQWLDEQKTQMQVTTNLDDSFILNTEHPLEITDDGGLFVTVRRNLQAKVHRNVYYQWVDLAREDNNGNGTEMVFFSADCRFSLGQLEG, from the coding sequence ATGTCATTAGAAAAAATTTCTGCGCAAATTTCTGATTCTCAACAGGGCAATGCTAAGAAAATGCCACCGGTTGAATTATGGGATCCACCTTTTTGTGGTGATATCGATTTAGAAATAAAGTCGGATGGTAGTTGGTTTTACAACGGCACAGTATTTAAACGTTTGTCTTTGGTAAAGTTATTCGCCTCAGTGTTAAAAAAAGAAGAAGATAAATACTTTTTAGTAACTCCGGTTGAAAAGGTCGGTATTGTCGTCGAAGACGCACCTTTTGTTTTAACACAATGGCAATGGTTAGATGAGCAAAAGACTCAGATGCAAGTGACGACCAATTTAGATGACAGCTTTATCTTAAATACTGAACATCCATTAGAAATTACTGATGATGGCGGTTTATTTGTCACCGTTAGACGAAATTTACAGGCAAAGGTACATCGCAATGTTTATTATCAATGGGTAGATTTAGCCCGTGAAGATAACAATGGCAATGGCACTGAAATGGTATTTTTCAGCGCCGATTGTCGATTTAGTTTAGGTCAGCTAGAAGGTTAA
- a CDS encoding glycine zipper domain-containing protein — MSDNISNDVVISNGAMKGATTGASIGARFGPQGIAIGAAIGGIVGFIFDD, encoded by the coding sequence GACAATATTTCAAACGATGTCGTCATATCAAATGGCGCCATGAAAGGAGCAACTACAGGTGCTTCTATCGGTGCGAGATTTGGGCCACAGGGTATAGCAATTGGAGCAGCCATTGGCGGAATTGTTGGTTTTATATTTGATGATTAA